In the Deinococcus humi genome, one interval contains:
- a CDS encoding thiolase family protein, which yields MREAVILEAVRTPYGRRGGAYREVRPDALLAFTLKGLLNRAGLDAGKIEDVITGTVTQTGEQGANIGRLAALLAGFPAEVPALSLNRMCGSGQQAVHFASQGVDAGDLNYAIGCGVESMTRVPMFSDIGGGFERLNPDLLGAVDLIHQGESAERIADAWGLSRDMLDAFAAESHRRAAASRGLHAELLPAPGLDAGGNTITVQHDEGVRGDIDPAKMAALKTPFREAGVVTAGNASQISDGAAAVLVGDREVAIADGLRPRARFRARVAVGDDPTMQLTGVIPATRKALAKAGLTLADIDWIEINEAFASVALAWTQELKVDPARVNPWGGAVAHGHPLGASGAGLMAKMLSGLEATGGAVGLQTMCIGHGMATATIIERL from the coding sequence ATGAGAGAAGCTGTCATTCTGGAAGCCGTTCGCACCCCCTACGGCAGGCGGGGTGGAGCCTACCGCGAGGTGCGGCCCGACGCCCTGCTCGCCTTTACGCTGAAGGGGCTGCTGAACCGTGCGGGCCTGGACGCGGGCAAAATAGAGGACGTGATCACCGGAACGGTCACCCAGACGGGCGAACAGGGCGCGAACATCGGGCGGCTGGCGGCGCTGTTGGCCGGGTTTCCCGCCGAGGTGCCTGCCCTGAGCCTCAACCGCATGTGTGGCAGCGGACAGCAGGCCGTGCATTTCGCGTCGCAGGGGGTGGATGCCGGGGACCTGAACTACGCCATCGGCTGCGGCGTCGAGAGCATGACCCGCGTGCCGATGTTCAGCGACATCGGCGGCGGCTTCGAGCGCCTCAACCCCGACCTGCTGGGCGCAGTGGACCTGATTCACCAGGGTGAGAGTGCCGAGCGTATCGCCGACGCCTGGGGCTTGAGCCGCGACATGCTTGACGCCTTTGCCGCAGAAAGCCACCGTCGGGCCGCCGCGTCGCGCGGGCTGCACGCTGAACTGCTGCCTGCACCTGGACTGGACGCGGGCGGGAATACCATCACCGTGCAACACGACGAGGGCGTGCGTGGCGACATCGACCCGGCGAAGATGGCGGCCCTGAAGACTCCGTTCCGCGAAGCCGGGGTGGTCACGGCGGGCAACGCCAGCCAGATCAGCGACGGGGCCGCCGCCGTGCTGGTGGGGGACCGCGAGGTGGCCATAGCCGACGGCCTGCGCCCACGCGCCCGCTTCCGTGCCCGCGTGGCGGTGGGGGATGACCCCACCATGCAGCTCACGGGCGTTATCCCGGCCACCCGCAAGGCACTGGCCAAGGCGGGGCTGACCCTAGCCGACATCGACTGGATCGAGATCAACGAGGCTTTTGCCAGCGTGGCCCTGGCGTGGACCCAAGAACTGAAAGTCGATCCAGCCCGCGTCAATCCCTGGGGCGGCGCGGTGGCCCATGGCCACCCCCTGGGGGCCAGCGGCGCGGGATTGATGGCGAAGATGCTCAGCGGTCTGGAAGCCACGGGCGGCGCGGTGGGTCTGCAAACCATGTGCATCGGGCACGGCATGGCCACCGCCACCATCATCGAACGCCTCTGA
- the nucS gene encoding endonuclease NucS, producing the protein MIRAQLLTPDAGSLSTFLTTHTRTRDCLIQVAGLAEVTYHGRAASTAEVGAYLVMIKRDGSLQIHAPTGIKPMNWQPRTDELSACVEHGHCVLHASRRSPEELVRVTFLHPHLALALDLYEEASFTLSGSEKQMQDALARHPELIEPGLTVLDRELLIDSGGIDLYARDAQGRSVVVELKRGRATQDAVSQLGRYVATVQKSGVHTVRGILAAPSITAPALKELRARGLEFREIGAWPEAPAPAALPSLFD; encoded by the coding sequence ATGATCCGCGCTCAACTCCTCACCCCGGACGCAGGCAGTCTGAGCACCTTCCTCACCACCCACACGCGCACCCGCGATTGCCTGATCCAGGTTGCCGGACTCGCTGAAGTCACCTACCACGGCCGTGCCGCCAGCACGGCCGAAGTCGGCGCGTACCTCGTCATGATCAAACGTGATGGTAGCCTCCAGATCCATGCCCCCACCGGCATCAAGCCCATGAACTGGCAACCCCGGACAGATGAGCTCTCCGCTTGTGTTGAACATGGTCACTGCGTGCTGCACGCTTCTCGTCGGAGTCCAGAAGAACTTGTGCGCGTCACCTTCTTGCACCCTCATCTCGCGCTGGCGCTCGATTTGTACGAGGAAGCATCGTTTACCTTGTCTGGCTCGGAGAAGCAGATGCAGGACGCGCTGGCCCGTCATCCAGAGCTGATCGAGCCCGGCCTGACCGTGCTGGACCGTGAGTTACTGATTGATTCTGGCGGTATTGACCTATACGCGCGTGACGCGCAAGGGCGGTCTGTGGTGGTGGAACTCAAGCGGGGCCGGGCCACGCAGGATGCAGTCAGTCAGCTGGGACGCTACGTTGCGACGGTGCAGAAGTCCGGTGTTCATACGGTGCGGGGCATCCTGGCGGCGCCGTCCATCACGGCGCCGGCCTTGAAAGAATTGCGCGCCAGGGGATTGGAATTCCGCGAGATCGGCGCGTGGCCAGAGGCGCCTGCACCAGCGGCCTTGCCCTCCCTCTTCGATTAA
- a CDS encoding DUF3006 domain-containing protein — MTEKRGELGISYVTIDGIEGHLARVELPDGTTEDWQLASLPKGVREGDVIRIDVQGGDVEMEIDHQETDRRHALGQRQLDQLNAQAPEGDLDL; from the coding sequence ATGACGGAAAAGCGTGGGGAGTTGGGCATCAGTTACGTCACCATCGACGGCATCGAAGGTCACCTCGCCCGCGTCGAGCTACCGGATGGCACCACCGAGGACTGGCAATTGGCCAGCCTACCCAAAGGGGTCAGAGAAGGCGACGTCATCCGCATCGACGTGCAGGGCGGCGACGTAGAGATGGAAATCGATCACCAGGAAACAGACCGACGCCACGCCCTGGGCCAGCGACAGCTCGATCAACTGAATGCCCAGGCACCCGAAGGAGATCTGGACCTGTGA
- a CDS encoding DUF305 domain-containing protein, with protein sequence MNKSMNRQGAAQGSDEKPMGKMGGSYGRFAAMIATSTVIMYGLMYLNTYQLDHVYFSETRVFMAIYMGAVMAVIMLGYMLNMYKNSRANLGILLGAIAVFAGSLWLLRSQATVGDVAYMKAMIPHHSIAILTSKRARIKDPRVRELADGIIETQVREIAEMEALVRDLESKK encoded by the coding sequence ATGAACAAATCCATGAACCGCCAGGGGGCAGCTCAGGGCTCAGACGAAAAGCCGATGGGCAAGATGGGGGGCAGCTATGGCCGCTTCGCGGCCATGATCGCCACCTCCACCGTGATCATGTACGGCCTGATGTACCTGAACACCTACCAGCTCGATCACGTCTACTTCAGCGAGACGCGCGTGTTCATGGCGATCTACATGGGGGCCGTGATGGCGGTGATCATGCTCGGGTACATGCTGAACATGTACAAGAACAGCCGCGCCAACCTTGGCATTCTGCTCGGGGCCATCGCTGTCTTCGCGGGGTCGCTGTGGCTGCTTCGGTCCCAGGCCACGGTGGGCGACGTGGCATACATGAAAGCCATGATCCCGCACCACTCGATCGCCATCCTGACCAGCAAGCGGGCCCGGATCAAGGATCCCCGCGTGCGTGAACTGGCCGACGGCATTATCGAGACCCAGGTCCGCGAGATTGCCGAGATGGAGGCGCTGGTCCGCGACCTGGAGAGCAAGAAATAA
- a CDS encoding SH3 domain-containing protein has product MRRQLTLGATAVFFLFLAPAQAHRSGCHRWHSCPSDSGSYVCGDLGYTSGCPTTQQVRPVSIPAAAPPTDDAIRYTTTNLNLRAGPGAETTKVATLVKDTRVRVQFCASGWCKVSAAQGIGYVSQQYLRR; this is encoded by the coding sequence ATGAGAAGACAATTGACGTTGGGCGCGACGGCCGTGTTCTTTCTCTTCCTGGCTCCCGCCCAGGCCCACCGCAGCGGGTGTCACCGCTGGCATTCTTGCCCCAGCGACAGCGGCTCTTACGTTTGCGGCGATCTGGGCTATACCTCGGGGTGTCCCACCACCCAGCAGGTCAGGCCAGTCTCTATCCCGGCAGCCGCGCCGCCAACGGACGACGCGATCCGCTACACCACCACTAACCTCAATCTGCGGGCTGGACCGGGAGCGGAGACCACGAAAGTGGCGACACTGGTCAAGGATACGCGGGTGCGCGTGCAGTTCTGCGCGTCCGGCTGGTGCAAGGTGAGCGCGGCACAGGGCATCGGTTACGTGTCCCAACAGTATCTGCGGCGCTGA
- a CDS encoding SDR family NAD(P)-dependent oxidoreductase, which produces MNLKDKTVLITGAASGLGAGAARMVAEAGGFPLMLDLNVEAGEALARELGGLFVRADVASEVDVQAAIHTGRERFGELHGAVSCAGIAPAATTAGKRGPHPLDVFERTVRVNLIGTFNVIRLAAQAMLDNAPGDSGERGVIVNTASVAAYDGQIGQAAYAASKGGVVGMTLPIARDLARSGIRVVTVAPGIFETPMLQGLPQDAQDSLGQQVPFPSRLGRADEYAALVRHIFENQMLNGETIRLDGAIRMAPR; this is translated from the coding sequence ATGAATCTCAAAGACAAGACAGTGCTGATCACGGGGGCGGCTTCCGGGCTAGGAGCGGGCGCGGCCCGTATGGTGGCCGAGGCGGGCGGGTTTCCGCTGATGCTCGATCTGAATGTGGAGGCGGGTGAAGCGCTTGCCAGGGAACTCGGCGGCCTGTTCGTGCGAGCGGACGTGGCAAGTGAAGTCGACGTGCAGGCGGCCATTCACACCGGACGCGAGCGCTTCGGCGAATTGCACGGGGCGGTAAGCTGCGCCGGCATTGCCCCGGCGGCCACCACGGCGGGCAAGCGCGGCCCACACCCGCTGGACGTGTTCGAGCGCACGGTGCGTGTGAACCTGATCGGCACCTTCAATGTAATTCGCCTCGCAGCTCAGGCCATGCTGGACAACGCGCCCGGCGATTCGGGCGAGCGAGGGGTAATCGTCAACACCGCGTCCGTCGCAGCTTACGACGGGCAGATCGGGCAGGCCGCCTACGCGGCCAGCAAGGGAGGCGTGGTGGGCATGACGCTGCCGATTGCCCGTGACCTAGCCCGCAGCGGCATCCGGGTGGTGACGGTGGCCCCCGGCATCTTCGAGACGCCCATGCTCCAGGGACTGCCGCAGGACGCCCAGGACTCGCTGGGTCAGCAGGTGCCCTTTCCCAGTCGCCTGGGACGGGCTGACGAGTACGCGGCGCTGGTCAGGCACATCTTTGAAAATCAGATGCTCAACGGCGAGACCATCCGGCTGGACGGCGCGATCCGGATGGCCCCGAGATGA
- a CDS encoding four-helix bundle copper-binding protein, whose amino-acid sequence MTQNASSTITHMLQTHPQIGQSPFDLNALTECIDACFECAQVCTSCADACLGETEHAGHLTHCIRLNLDCADICTTTGRVLIRQTQPEMAVIRAQLQACLAACKACGDECQEHAEKMDMKHCAVCAESCRRCKQACQKMLDGLNA is encoded by the coding sequence ATGACCCAGAACGCCAGCTCGACCATCACCCACATGCTGCAGACTCATCCACAGATCGGCCAGTCCCCATTCGATCTGAACGCCCTGACCGAATGCATCGACGCCTGTTTCGAGTGCGCGCAGGTCTGCACTTCGTGCGCCGACGCTTGCCTAGGCGAGACCGAACACGCCGGACACCTGACCCACTGCATCCGGCTCAACCTCGACTGCGCCGACATCTGCACCACCACCGGGCGCGTGCTGATCCGCCAGACCCAGCCGGAGATGGCCGTGATCCGCGCGCAGCTCCAGGCCTGCCTGGCGGCTTGTAAAGCCTGCGGCGACGAGTGCCAGGAGCATGCCGAGAAAATGGACATGAAGCACTGTGCTGTCTGCGCCGAGTCGTGCCGCCGCTGCAAGCAGGCGTGCCAGAAGATGCTCGATGGCCTGAACGCCTAA
- a CDS encoding sensor histidine kinase, producing the protein MKLYPRLFLSHLLVICIALGAVLLISEVLAPAFIRHHVEQMITLIGPDGASLRPDLERGVRRTLNAALLASLPLALVVAALTALFSARRVVRSVELLRDGSHAIATGDYRRRLPEEGRDELTDVARHFNRMAAALQQVEQGRVELISNVAHELRTPLSALRGYAEAMKDGVMTPEAVSEAILRETAAMERLAQDLSVVSRVEAGAVELHPSDFAPAALIADAFERFAGVYEERGVALVRAEAADLPSITADFERAAQILANLLSNALRHTPRGGQVTLGATHSGGDVLFTVADTGNGIPAEHLERIFERFYRVDPARTRGDGSGVGLTIARGLATRMGGSLAVCSSPQGSIFTLKLLAAHPH; encoded by the coding sequence CTGAAACTCTACCCCCGGCTGTTCCTGTCTCACCTGCTGGTGATCTGCATCGCGCTGGGCGCGGTCCTTCTGATCAGTGAGGTGTTGGCTCCCGCCTTTATTCGCCACCACGTCGAGCAGATGATCACGCTGATCGGCCCCGACGGCGCTTCCCTGCGCCCGGATCTGGAGCGCGGCGTGCGGCGCACCCTGAACGCGGCCCTGCTGGCCTCGTTGCCATTAGCGCTGGTGGTGGCGGCCCTCACGGCGCTGTTCTCGGCGCGGCGGGTGGTGCGGTCCGTGGAACTGCTGCGGGACGGTAGCCACGCTATCGCCACAGGCGATTACAGGCGGAGGTTGCCGGAAGAAGGCCGGGATGAACTGACCGACGTGGCACGTCACTTCAACCGCATGGCCGCTGCGCTGCAACAGGTGGAACAGGGGCGGGTGGAACTGATCTCCAACGTGGCGCACGAACTGCGGACGCCCCTCTCGGCGCTGCGCGGGTACGCCGAGGCCATGAAAGACGGGGTGATGACCCCAGAGGCTGTTTCCGAGGCCATTCTGCGCGAGACGGCCGCGATGGAGAGGTTGGCCCAGGACCTGAGCGTGGTCTCACGGGTGGAGGCAGGAGCGGTGGAGTTGCATCCCAGCGACTTTGCTCCCGCCGCGTTGATCGCCGACGCTTTCGAGCGCTTCGCAGGCGTGTACGAGGAACGTGGCGTGGCACTGGTCCGGGCTGAGGCTGCAGATCTTCCATCCATCACGGCAGACTTCGAGCGGGCCGCGCAGATCCTCGCCAACCTGCTGAGCAACGCCCTGCGCCACACACCACGCGGGGGCCAGGTGACGCTGGGAGCGACCCATAGCGGCGGTGACGTGCTGTTCACGGTGGCGGATACCGGGAACGGCATCCCGGCCGAACATCTGGAGCGCATTTTCGAGCGCTTTTACCGTGTTGACCCGGCGCGCACACGGGGAGACGGCAGCGGGGTGGGGCTGACCATCGCGCGCGGTCTGGCGACCCGTATGGGCGGCAGCCTGGCGGTGTGTTCAAGTCCGCAAGGCAGCATCTTCACCCTGAAATTGCTGGCGGCCCATCCCCACTAG
- a CDS encoding acyl-CoA dehydrogenase family protein, with amino-acid sequence MDFLLNHEERQLQQLARTFAGREIIPQASELDRTKTFPQAIYDQALSLGLLNLTVPEEYGGAGLGCLALTLVTEELCRGCVGVGAALSINSLAADAVIHHGSEEQKQWVLPRLVAGELASYAATEPGAGSDVAGLQTRAVRDGDDYVLSGSKTWISNANLASFFVVFARTGDGGSTGLSVFIVERSTPGLSVGEPLDKLGQRCAPTCEIFFDSCRIPASQRIGEEGQGFRIAMDAFDHSRPMVAAFGVGVHARCLEESLAYAQTRQTMGQPIIRHQLIAAKLAEMSTSLEAARLLAYRAAWLIDHGQRNTLAASQAKLFAAESVMAAATEAVQIFGGMGYSTEYPVEKLFRDAKVLQIYEGTSEIQKLVIARELQR; translated from the coding sequence TTGGATTTCCTACTCAACCACGAAGAACGCCAGCTTCAGCAACTTGCCCGCACATTTGCCGGACGCGAGATCATCCCACAGGCCTCGGAACTGGACCGGACCAAGACGTTTCCACAGGCCATCTACGATCAGGCTCTATCCCTGGGGCTGCTCAACCTGACGGTGCCGGAAGAGTACGGGGGCGCAGGACTGGGCTGTCTGGCCCTGACCCTGGTGACCGAGGAACTGTGCCGGGGCTGCGTGGGCGTCGGCGCGGCGCTGAGCATCAACTCGCTGGCCGCCGACGCCGTCATCCACCATGGCAGCGAGGAGCAAAAACAGTGGGTGCTGCCTCGTCTGGTGGCCGGCGAACTGGCGTCCTACGCCGCGACGGAACCGGGGGCGGGCAGCGATGTGGCCGGACTGCAGACCCGCGCGGTGCGTGACGGTGACGATTACGTGCTGTCGGGCAGCAAAACCTGGATCAGCAATGCCAACCTCGCCTCGTTCTTCGTGGTCTTTGCCCGGACCGGGGACGGGGGCAGCACCGGCCTGAGCGTCTTTATCGTCGAGCGCAGCACACCGGGCCTGAGCGTCGGGGAGCCGCTGGACAAGCTGGGGCAGCGCTGCGCGCCCACCTGCGAGATCTTCTTCGATAGTTGCCGCATTCCCGCCTCGCAGCGCATTGGGGAAGAAGGGCAGGGCTTCCGCATCGCGATGGACGCCTTCGATCACTCCCGCCCGATGGTGGCGGCCTTCGGGGTGGGCGTGCACGCCCGCTGCTTGGAAGAAAGTCTGGCGTATGCCCAGACACGCCAGACGATGGGCCAACCGATCATCCGTCATCAGCTGATCGCCGCCAAGCTGGCCGAGATGTCCACCTCGCTGGAGGCCGCTCGTCTGCTGGCCTACCGCGCCGCGTGGCTGATCGACCACGGTCAGCGCAACACCCTGGCTGCTTCGCAAGCCAAGCTGTTTGCCGCCGAGAGCGTGATGGCGGCGGCCACCGAGGCGGTGCAGATTTTCGGCGGTATGGGGTACTCGACGGAATATCCCGTGGAGAAACTGTTCCGGGACGCCAAGGTGCTGCAGATCTACGAAGGCACCAGCGAGATCCAGAAGCTCGTGATCGCCCGCGAGTTGCAACGGTAA
- a CDS encoding excalibur calcium-binding domain-containing protein, translated as MRRVLVLAALLGGMTVAQPAPAGVLTIRFLDVGQGDAVLITAPEGQSLLYDGGRSEKRMTELLGQYSVKSLAIVAASHGDADHITGLTPAVQEFKPKFFLNNGIAANTQTFSKLTAAVGTAGTQGLLASDRVINLGSVKVTILPPPPGMPKTDQNLNSVGLLIEYGTFRALMTGDSETAETAGWLKKYPASKLGPINVYKSIHHGARNGDNPAWLKAVRPSNVVIGVGPNNYGHPTSEALALYKSVGASIYRTDLNGTVTVTVQPGGKYALVTEKGTGTVPQTRPTPPAPSPARPPSSVTYPSCAAVRAAGKAPLLAGQPGYSRKLDRDGDGRACE; from the coding sequence GTGAGGCGCGTCCTCGTTCTAGCCGCGCTGCTGGGTGGGATGACGGTGGCCCAGCCCGCCCCTGCTGGGGTGCTGACCATCCGTTTCCTGGACGTCGGGCAGGGCGACGCCGTCTTGATCACCGCCCCTGAAGGACAGAGCCTGCTGTACGACGGTGGACGGTCTGAAAAACGAATGACCGAATTGTTGGGCCAGTACAGTGTCAAAAGTCTCGCGATCGTGGCGGCCAGTCACGGCGACGCAGACCACATCACTGGCCTGACCCCAGCCGTTCAGGAGTTCAAACCAAAGTTTTTCCTCAACAACGGCATCGCGGCGAACACCCAAACCTTCAGCAAATTGACGGCGGCGGTGGGGACCGCCGGCACCCAGGGCCTGCTGGCCAGTGACCGGGTGATCAATCTCGGCAGCGTGAAGGTGACCATCCTGCCCCCACCACCCGGGATGCCGAAGACCGATCAGAACCTCAACAGCGTCGGCCTGCTGATCGAGTACGGCACCTTCCGCGCCCTGATGACCGGAGATAGCGAGACCGCGGAAACAGCAGGCTGGCTGAAGAAGTACCCGGCCAGCAAACTCGGTCCCATCAACGTCTATAAATCCATTCATCACGGGGCCAGAAATGGCGACAACCCGGCCTGGCTCAAGGCAGTACGGCCCAGCAATGTGGTGATCGGCGTCGGTCCCAACAACTACGGGCATCCCACCTCGGAAGCGCTGGCGCTGTACAAGAGCGTGGGTGCCTCGATCTACCGCACCGATCTCAATGGCACGGTAACAGTCACCGTGCAACCCGGTGGGAAGTACGCCCTCGTGACGGAAAAGGGGACCGGGACGGTGCCTCAGACTCGGCCGACTCCACCGGCACCGTCCCCTGCTCGGCCGCCCAGTTCCGTGACGTATCCGAGCTGTGCGGCGGTGCGAGCCGCGGGCAAAGCACCGCTCCTGGCCGGGCAGCCGGGCTACAGCCGCAAACTAGACCGCGATGGCGACGGGCGGGCCTGCGAATGA
- a CDS encoding ABC transporter ATP-binding protein — translation MTATQVRPPASVPNPHAAPVKLEGVTKRFGKTTAVQSANLTVEPGTLVTLLGPSGCGKTTILRMIAGLETITEGKLSIDHEDVTQLSAAQRDVTMVFQSYALFPHLSVLENVAYGLRVARRPDAAQAAEDALKLVGLGGYGSRAPSQLSGGQQQRVALARALVMKPKVLLFDEPLSNLDAKLRRQMRNEIRAIQQQLGITAVYVTHDQAEALAISDVVVVMSAGRIEQIGTPEDLYRRPANAFVADFIGEANLLQGTYDGQKLGFGNVFLPYTQPGAPTGNVRVLVRPESISFSETGLAGRITSGAYLGAMTEYTIETSAGAVLIAPPSESTILPNGSDIHLDFRSNGLYILPA, via the coding sequence ATGACTGCCACCCAAGTCCGCCCCCCCGCCTCCGTCCCCAACCCCCATGCGGCCCCGGTCAAACTGGAAGGCGTCACCAAGCGCTTCGGCAAGACCACGGCTGTTCAGAGTGCCAACCTGACCGTGGAACCTGGCACGCTGGTCACGCTGCTGGGGCCCTCGGGCTGCGGCAAGACCACCATCTTGCGGATGATCGCGGGGCTGGAAACCATCACCGAGGGCAAACTATCGATCGACCACGAGGACGTGACCCAGCTCTCGGCGGCGCAGCGCGATGTGACGATGGTTTTCCAAAGTTACGCCTTGTTTCCGCACCTGAGCGTGCTGGAGAACGTCGCCTACGGCCTGCGGGTGGCCCGCCGCCCCGACGCTGCGCAGGCCGCCGAGGACGCCCTGAAACTGGTGGGCCTGGGGGGCTACGGCAGCCGCGCGCCCTCGCAGCTGTCCGGCGGCCAGCAACAGCGTGTTGCCCTGGCCCGGGCGCTGGTGATGAAACCCAAGGTGCTGCTCTTCGACGAGCCGCTGTCCAACCTGGACGCCAAACTGCGCCGTCAGATGCGCAACGAGATTCGCGCCATCCAGCAGCAACTGGGGATCACGGCTGTGTACGTGACCCACGATCAGGCCGAGGCGCTGGCGATCTCGGACGTGGTGGTGGTCATGAGCGCGGGGAGGATCGAGCAGATCGGCACCCCTGAAGACCTGTACCGCCGCCCCGCCAACGCGTTTGTTGCGGACTTTATCGGCGAGGCCAACCTGCTGCAGGGCACCTACGATGGCCAGAAGCTCGGCTTTGGCAACGTCTTTCTGCCCTACACGCAACCCGGCGCCCCTACGGGGAACGTGCGCGTGCTGGTGCGGCCCGAGTCGATCTCGTTCAGCGAGACCGGGCTGGCCGGGCGCATTACCTCCGGCGCGTACCTGGGGGCCATGACCGAGTACACCATTGAAACGTCCGCCGGCGCGGTCCTGATCGCCCCACCCTCTGAATCTACCATTTTGCCCAACGGCAGCGACATCCACCTGGATTTCCGCAGCAACGGCCTGTACATCCTGCCCGCCTGA